A genome region from Marasmius oreades isolate 03SP1 chromosome 5, whole genome shotgun sequence includes the following:
- a CDS encoding uncharacterized protein (BUSCO:EOG09262LYR), with product MVFKVADVSLAAFGRKEIEIAENEMPGLMFLRKKYASTLPLKGARIAGCLHMTIQTAVLIETLTHLGAEVTWSSCNIFSTQDHAAAAIAATGVPVFAWKGETEDEYNWCIEQTIQGFADGKPLNMILDDGGDLTNMVHEKYPQLLPGIRGISEETTTGVHHLYRAFKDGKLKVPAINVNDSVTKSKFDNLYGCRESLVDGIKRATDVMLAGKVAVVAGFGDVGKGCAESLRSYGARVLITEIDPINALQAAMAGYEVVTMEEAAPRSNVFVTTTGNRDIITGAHFSVMPEDAIVCNIGHFDIEIDVAWLKQNAKAVTNIKPQVDRYTMPSGRHILLLAEGRLVNLGCATGHPSFVMSCSFTNQTLAQIALWTTPEKFPLGVHILPKELDEEVARAHLANLNVHLTTLTETQSKYLDIPANGPYKASHYRY from the exons ATGGTCTTCAAAGTTGCTG ATGTCTCTCTTGCCGCGTTCGGTCGCAAAGAGATCGAAATCGCTGAG AATGAGATGCCTGGTCTCATGTTCCTCAGGAAGAAG TACGCTTCAACCCTACCCTTGAAAGGTGCTCGTATCGCCGGATGTCTGCATAT GACTATTCAAACCGCCGTCTTGATCGAGACCCTCACTCACTTGGGAGCTGAAGTTACTTGGTCATCATGC AATATCTTTTCCACCCAAGATCATGCTGCTGCTGC CATTGCTGCTACGGGCGTTCCCGTCTTTGCTTGGAAGGGGGAAACAGAGGACGAATATAACTGGTGTATCGAGCAGACCATTCAGGGCTTTGCTGACGGCAAACCTTTGAACATGATccttgatgatggtggtgattTGACCAATATGGTACATGAGAAATATCCTCAGCTCCTTCCTG GCATTCGCGGGATCTCCGAAGAAACCACCACCGGAGTTCACCACCTTTACAGGGCTTTCAAAGATGGCAAGCTAAAGGTTCCTGCCATTAACGTCAACGACTCCGtcacaaaatccaagttcgaCAACCTCTACGGATGCCGCGAATCTCTCGTCGATGGTATCAAGCGCGCTACCGATGTCATGCTTGCGGGCAAGGTTGCCGTTGTCGCTGGTTTCGGTGATGTTGGCAAGGGC TGTGCTGAGTCATTGAGGAGCTACGGTGCCCGTGTCTTGATCACTGAGATCGATCCTATCAACGCCCTCCAGGCTGCTATGGCTGGCTATGAGGTTGTTACGATGGAGGAAGCCGCTCCTcgttctaatgtcttcgtaACGACCACCGGAAACCGAGATATTATCACTGGTGCTCACTTCAGCGTCATGCCAGAGGACGCAATCGTCTGCAA CATCGGTCATTTCGACATTGAAATCGATGTCGCCTGGTTGAAGCAAAACGCCAAAGCCGTGACCAATATCAAACCCCAAGTTGACCGATACACCATGCCTTCCGGCAGacacatcctcctcctcgctGAGGGTCGCCTTGTCAACCTTGG TTGTGCTACTGGCCACCCTTCCTTCGTCATGTCTTGCTCCTTCACCAACCAGACCCTTGCTCAGATCGCGCTCTGGACAACACCTGAGAAATTCCCTCTCGGTGTTCACATCCTCCCCAAGGAACTCGACGAGGAAGTCGCTCGTGCTCATCTTGCCAACCTCAACGTGCATCTGACCACCCTTACCGAGACCCAGTCCAAGTATTTGGACATTCCTGCCAATGGTCCTTACAAAGCTTCCCACTACCG ATACTAA